The Saprospiraceae bacterium sequence ATTGGCTTTGCTATTACATTGTATTTCTTTTCAACTGATTGTATAGAATTACACAAAAATGTGGTCAATTTTACTGTAATTGAGTCACTATGATTTAAATGATAATCGAACTCTTTTTTATCTGAGTAAAAAACTCCATTAATTTTCCATTTTAAAGAATCATATCTGGAGAATAAAGTTGTTTGAAATTTTAAATGGCCATTACCACATAAATCAATCTTTTCAAAATCAACCTCTCTGCTCTCGTTGGTGACAGATATTGGCAAAAATATATTTTGCTCAGCACCAGTCTCAAAACTCAAATGTGAGTAGTCGCAGTCAATTCCTTTTATATTTGGGTTGTTGATAACACTAAGGACTCTATGACCAAAACCTCCTCCAAATGAAAAATATATTTTACCATTTGGGGCCAGCATCATCTCACGATGACCAAATTGTTCTGCAAATCCGATAATAGTCTTAGATGAAATTATTGAAGAAGAATTGTAATTCCTTAAATCATATTGATATATGCTATGAGGAAGATTCGTTAATCCAAAGGTATATAAAAATCTACTGTTTGGTGAAAATTCTAAAGCTATATAACCATTCTGAATTATACTCTCATCCGGAATATAGATTTGATTTGACAAACTTCCTGATTCGATATTAAAATCATATAAGAACACTCCTCCAGAATAATTACAATATGCCAACTTTGTACCATCCGGCGAAAATTTCATCTGCCCAAAGAATGAAGAACTGATAGCATTAGTATTATTTATTTGCATTACAGCATTTAAATTTACGCCATTTAAACCCACTTTATATATTTTTATTTGCTTCTCCACATTGCTTACAATTGCAAGCCAGTCATAGTCTGTACATTGGGGATGGATGGCACAAATTTGCTGAGTAGTATTATTTTCTATTTTTATAAATGGCTCTATTACTTCGCCATCTATTCCGTTTTTAGACATAGAAATTTTTCCAAAATATAAACCGGAATTGGATTGTCCATTATAAGGATTAGTTATAAATACATTATAAAGTGTATCAAATTCGTTATTTTGGAGAATTATTGCTTTGGAAGTAAATGGAACGTCAGTTGTATCAACTAAGTTTTTGCCATTTGTAAGATATTCACCATTTTTATTCCAGGCATGAGCACCATTAACATAAAACAATAGTTGACCATCTTTATTACTCATTGATGAAGATCCTCTGAAATAAGTTTTGTAATCTTTTATGGTGATTGCAACATCAGGATTATTGAAATTCAACTTGTAGTTTGGAAATATCCAGTTATTGAGTTCCTTTTGATAACTTAACTGTATACAATAAATTAGAAATAATATTAATGGTAAAACAGAAGTAATTATTTTGGATTTAAAATATCTATTGTAAAAATTCATTATTTATATAATAAAACTCGAATGTAAAATTAGTTAATTTATTGATTATATTACAAATTATCCATAAAATTATCTCTATTTATTACTTCCTTTAATACAATTGGATGCTACGGAAAATTTAAAGGAAAGTTTAGCTTTTTTTGTAGTGCTTCACTTTATTTCATACGCATCTAGTTTCCATTATTCTCACTATTGTAGTCTAATTATATTTCTTATTATAGATATGTGCGCCAAAAAATACTCCTGGTATATACTTGTTTCATAATTGGCTTTCCTTTTAATTCACTAATGATGTAATTCCCCTCAATACCTCCCATCTTTCACCCACAGCAACTTTTCTATCTTGTTCACTTCCCAGCTCGTGAAGCCAAAATCATCGACGACCTTACCGAGAACGATGTAGTAACCTTTACCCTTGAATGGATATGCCTTTAGACTCGGCGGAAAGTGAACCGTATCAAAAAAGTGGCCATTGACGTCGGTCATCGTACCGAAATTCATGAGGTCACCTTTAGAAGTGGTTACATATTTGCGACATACGTAGTATCCGACCATACGGACCGTTTTGCCGAGGTGGTCTTTCATCTGTGTGGCGGTGATATCACCACGAAATTTCGTCTGCGATAGATCAAGAAGGCTGCACATGGTGAAGCCGATCAACTCTGCCCCTTAACAAACGGCTGTTTCGTGCTCATTTGCGGCTTGTCAATCTGAACTAAGCTATACTTTATTTTGTTATAAATTTCAAAACATAAAAATATGTTAGAAGGTATAGTTTATATAACCGACGAGAATGAAGATAAGAAATTTGTACAAATTGATCTTGAAAAATATGGTGACCTTTGGCCAGATTTTTTAGATATAATAATAGCTCATTCCCGTAAAAACGATAAGAAAGTAGCATTTAATGATGTGAAAAAACTTGTACTGGATAGTACATTATGAGATTGTCTTCAGTGAAGGAGTAGTAAAAGATTTGAAATCTGTTCCACAAAAAGATCAACTTAAAATTTTAGATAAAATTGAACGCCTTACAAATGACCCTTTTCCTTAAAGGGTGCGTAAAAATTAAAGCTACCAGTGAATCCTTATGGCGTATACGTCACGGAAACTATAGAGTTTTGTATCACCTTGAAAACGATATCAAGATTATTGATATTCGTCGCATAGGCCATCGAAAAGATATATATCAATAACATCTCTCCATTAATACCTCCCATCCTTAATAAACGGCAGCTTCTCCATCTTGCTCACCTTGAGACTCGGGAAGCCGAAGTCGTAAACCACCTTACCTAATACAATGTAGCAACCTTTTCCCTCGAGTGAATAGATCAGTAAACCATCAAAATATAAAATTCTGAGTGTGAGCCTGCTGCGAAAACAAATATGATAATCAAACTCTTATCTAATAATAACAACTCTTTTCGTAAAAACGGACTTACCGGTTTTATCAATAAGACTCAGAAAATAAAAGCCGCCTTGCAAATTGCTCACATCTAAAGTAGCATTCTCACTTATAAATGATGGAATCTGTAATAAAGTAAGTCCATTAATATCTATCAATCTCACTTCATAATCGATACTAGAATGAGGAACTTTAATGTTCAGAATCTGATGAGCCGGATTGGGAAATACTATGATATCTGAAATGAGGTTTTCATTAAAGCTGGTAGAAGGGTTTTCTGTTAAACGCCATAATTCTCCACCATATTTTGCATCAGTTGCAGAAAAATAAAGATCATTTTTAAATATTGTAAAATTACCCGGGCTACTTGATCCCGCGCCTGTAAATAAGTCAAAGACCATTTTGGTTCCGGAATTTGTACCATCTGTTCTCCAAAGCTCTGTTCCATGTACTCCATCATTTAATGAGAAATATAAATAATTGCCCCATGAAAAGAAATTTTGAGGAAACTTAAAATTGTTGATAATACTTGAACCTGCAATTTTTACAGTTCCTGCACTGGTACCATCTGTTTTATATAGTGCTCCTGCGTCAGTTCCGTCATCATTAACTACAAAAAACAATTCATTTTTGTGAATTATGAGATTATTTGGTGAAGTACTACCAAATGGGAATATGTCTTTTACTATTGTTGTTCCAGAAGTGGTGCCGTCAGATACAAACAGTTCTCTTCCATTGTTATCATTTTGGGCAGTAAAATATAGTTTATTGTTAAAAACTACAAAAGAACCCGGAAAGCTAGATATTGGCCCCGGATAAATGTCTTTAACCAATTTTGTACCTCCTTGAGATCCATCTGATACCCACAGTTCGGAACCGTTAATGTTATTATCAGCAGAAAAATACAACTTATTTCCTATCGCTGTCATGTTTGAAATGTGGAAATTAAATTCATTAGGATTTTGGTCGTTGATTCTGATGTTTGCTACCATATTGGTACCTTCAGTTGTTCCATTGGTTTTCCAAAGTTCTACACCATTGATACCATCGCTAGCTGAAAAAAACAGTAAACTATCATTTACTATAGATGAATTGGGGATGAAAGGAAGTGATTGTCCATTTGGATTAATATCTTTCAACAGAATAGTTCCAACTTCTGTTCCATCTGTAATCTAAAGCTCCTCACCATGCGATACAGTAAATGCATTAAAAATGAGTTTTTCTTTGAGGACTGCCATACCCTCTGTAGAACTCCCACTATTTGAAAAAAATTTTAAAATGTGTGTTCCATCTTTAGTACCGTCAGACTTAAAAATTTCTCTCGGAGGGTTGATCCTATTTTCGGCTGTAAAAAACAATTGATTCTTAAACATGGTTGGTAACAAAACATTCGAACTCGGTAGTCCTGGATTGATGTCCTTTACCATCACAGTACCCTTATCAGTCCCATCTGTTTTCCAAAGCTCATAACCTTCTCCTTCTGTTCTTGCTGAAAAAAATAAGACGTCATTTACAACTCTAAACATGTTTGGATATGAACTTGCATTCCGGGTATTTAATTTTAAAAGAATTTTTGTGCCTTGTTCAGTCCCATCTGATTTCCAAAGTTCACTACCATTTATCCCATCATTGGCATTGAAAAATATTTCGTTTTTAAAGTTTATTAATTCAGATATACTGGATGAATTTACTCCTTGAAAAATATCTTTTACTATAGTTGTTCCTTCTGTTGTACCATCAGTTCGCCATAATTCAGCACCTCTTAAGCTATCATTGGCCACAAAGAAAAAATATTTGTCATTATTTATGGATATCATAGTATTATTAATATAACTACTTCCTAAGCCGGAAAAAATATCCTTTACCAATTTTGTGCCTTGATTAGTACCATCACTCTTCCACAACTCTCTTCCAACTTCACCATTATTAGCCGTGAAATAGAGTTCATTTTTAAAAGATGTGAAATTAAATGGATCTGAACCAGAAACGCCTTGCCTTATATCCTTAATTATTTGTGTTCCGGATACGGTACCATTAGTTTTCCAAAGTTCTCTCCCATTGCTTGTATCATTTGCAGTGAAGAAAAGAAAATTATTTACCACAGTAAAACCAGATGGAAAACTACTGGCGCTTCCTGGTAAGATATCTAAAAATTGTCTGGTACCTTCGGGTGTTCCATCAGATTCCCATATTTCCCATCCATTACTTCCATTATCAGCACTGAAAAATATTTTATTATTATACACTGCGAAGTCTGATATTCTTACATTCGGGGTAATAATTTGAATAAAATTAAGATTGGTGTTTAACTTCCATAATTGAAAGATGTTCTGTGAAGAACGGACAGAAAAATATAAGTCATTATTGAATGCAAATAATCTTTCAGGAAAAGTATTTGACGGTAGTTCCCCGGTTTTTATAGTACCTTCTACTGTGCCGTCTGTTTTCCAGATTTCCATATTAAAATTAACATTTCGAGTGATAAAATAAACACTATTTCCCACTTTTGTAAATTTTCCATGCTGCCCGCTCGCTATACCTTTTACATCAAATGTTTTAAGCAATACGGGACTTGGGCTTTGCAAATTTGAATACCACAAATGTAGTTTATCTCCGCCAGTACTTGTCAGGAAATAACATGAACTATCTATTACGCCGACATCCCAAAAGAAAGAACTTTCCGGGCCATTTGTAACATCTCCTAACATTTTGGTATTTGCTTCATTACCATCACTGACAAATAGTTCTCTCCCAAACTCTTCACTGATTGCTGAAAAAACAAAATGATTGGTTCCGGCACGAAAGGTGTGTGGAAGACTTGCTTCGGTCGATTTATTGATATTTGAAACCAAACCCTGACACTCTCCTGAAAAAGGAAACAAAATCCAATTGAAGATGATAAAGAGTAAAATATTTTTCATTCCAGTCTTATTTAAACAACTACAAATATAATGAAAGTTTATGTTTTAAAAATATTCCTATTCTTAAAAAGTATAAAGTTAAGTGATAACTCAAAGGAATTCAATGTATGTGGGAATACTTGATCCTAAGAGTTTGTTTAAATTTTTATTGGCTTAAAATCAAGATATTAAAAACCTGACTACAAATTAAGTGCCTCATTTAATTCACCTGCCCGCCTATATTATAAAAGTCAGGCGAGCTAAATTCGTTAATTATTTTATCGCCAGAACCATAATCTTTTGATTTACAACTAAGAAAAATTTTAAACATACTTTATGCTTCTGCCAGGACAATTGAAACTCCGTCAATAAAAATAGGTTTTGAGATAATCTGTCAAAGACACCCGGTACATCCAAGCTAATATGACCAATGCAATCAACATAAACCACAGTACGACCTTAAACTTTTTGTAAAAGGACAGGACGATATCTTTCCTGGTCCTGTATCTTTTATGTTTTATATATGTCATGGTGTTGGTTGTTAAGCTGTCATTTATTAAAACAATGATTTACCTCGTATGTTGAAATATTTTTAAAACTCAGATGACTTTTTGAGTTATTCTTCAGTTTAAAGAAAAGTATTATGCACTCACAAAATCAAATACAAGCTAAAATACTGGTATATTTGCGTCTGATTTTCGGAGACGGACCTATTGGTATGTCCATATCCAAAGATCATTCACCAATGATATGATACCAGCATCCAGGATAGATCAAGCATATGACAACATCAAAGAAGTGGTGATTCGCACTCCTTTGATGAGAAATTACAATCTATCCAAAAAATATCAGTGCAACATTTTCCTTAAAAGGGAAGATATGCAGGTCGTCCGTTCATTTAAGATAAGAGGCGCTTACAACAAAATGAAAATGATGAATCCTGCTACCCTCGCTAAGGGTGTGACATGTGCCAGTGCGGGCAATCATGCACAGGGAGTAGCGTTTGCCTGCTCTGCATTAAAAACACATGGTATCATATACATGCCGACGACGACACCCAACCAGAAAATCACCAAAGTCAAACATTTTGGTGGTGAGTGGGTCGAAATCAGGCTCGTGGGAGATACATTTGATGTAGCCAATAAAGTGGCACTCAGGTTTTCTGATGATGAAGATATCCCGTACATCCACCCTTTCAACGATGAAGATGTGATGGCCGGCCAGGGTACTTTAGCCAAAGAGATACTGGATGAAATTGATGTACCACTGGATTTTCTCCTGGTGGCAGTGGGTGGTGGAGGTTTGATATCCGGTGCGGGATCATACTTCCGTCAGAAGAGCCCCGGTACAAGAATCATAGCTGTCGAGGCAGAAGGAGCACCTGCACTGGCAGAAGCAATCAAAGTCGGACATGTGGTTCATCTAGATAAGATTGATTCTTTTGCTGATGGTATTGCAGTACAGATGGTGGGAGACAAAACCTTTGAGATTTGTAAGGAGGTCGTCGACGAATTGGTACTTGTTCCGGAAGGCAAAATATGTTCATCCATCCTGTACTTGTACAATGACGAAGCCATAGTGGTGGAGCCCGCCGGAGCCATTAGTTTTGCAGCATTGGATTATATCAAAGATCAGATCATCGGAAAAAACGTGATGATCATAGTCTGTGGTGGCAACAATGATATCACGCGGACTGAGGAAATACGTGAGCGTGCACTCCTATGGGAAGGCAGAAAACATTACTTTATCGTTCGATTTCCGCAAAGATCAGGAGCACTCAATGATTTTTTATCCTCTTAGGTCCCGATGATGATATTGCTCATTTTGAATATACCAAAAAAACAAATCGTGACAGTGGCCCGGCTTTAGTCGGCCTGGAATTTAAAAGGAAAGAAGATTTTCAACCATTGGTGGACAGGTTGGTCGCACACAACATCAATTTTGAGCACCTTAACAACAATCCTATGCTATTTGAAATGCTAGTATAATTCTATAAATTACCAATGGTATTTCTCTTAAAACAACTCCGTTTTTTTTCTTAATACAAAATAAAGAATGATTTTTAGGTTGATACAGTGTTTTACATGGATACTAAAGATTCTTGCTACGTTCATAGTTGGAATATTGATGCTGATACTCTTTTTGTATTGGGGTACATCTATTTACAACTTTACCGAATCAAAACCCTTCTCAGGTGATAAAATCCATAATCCATATGAAAATCTTCCATCGACCGCATACAAAGCCAATTTTCATGGCCATAGCAGAGCATGGAGAGGTATCACTCATGGCACCGACTCAGATGAAGCCTTTATTGAAGCATATATCAACAAAGGATATGATCTTGCCTGTTTGTCCAACTATCATAAGATAAGTCATTATAATGGCACAAAAACTAATATCAATGTGCCGGTATATGAACACGGATATAATATCAAAAAAGCCCACTACCTGGCCATCAACGCTAAGAAAGTAAGTTTTTGGGATTTCCCCTTATGGCAATCATCATCTCATCAGCAAAGTATGATCCAGACGTTGAGAGAAAATGCTGAGATGGTAGCCATTGCTCATCCTAAGTTTGGTGGTGGCAGATCGTTTGACCACATGAAACAGATCACCGGATACCATTTTACTGAGGTACTGAATCATTACAGGACTTCAGAAGAACATTGGGATGCAGCATTATCTACAGGAAAATTATCCTGGATCCTTGCCGATGATGATGTGCATGATTTGAAAGACCCTGAAATCTTTCAAAGGTGGAACATCATATTTAGTGACAGTAAGGATGCTGTACTGAATGCTATGAAGGAAGGAAAAAACTATGGACTTGAATCTTTTAATACCCGTGCAGAAAATAACTTTTTGTCATGTGAAAAGATAAATGAAAACACATTCAAATGGACTTTTGACAAACCGGCCGATAGCATACTTTTTGTAGGACAAAATGGGGCGATCCGGCAGAAAACCGTAGCAACTGACACGGCAACTTATACCTTCACCCCTGATGATACCTACATCAGAGTCATTGCAAAAAATCATGGACAAAATTTATATTTAAATCCATTGGTAAGATATCAGGGAAGCTCTGTAACGATGGCTGCAGATATGATTGCTGAAGAAAACACCTTGTATACTCTGTTGTGGAAGTCAGGAATAATCGCCTTAATGATAGGATTGGTATATCTTTGGTGGAGGCTCGTTCAGTCTAAATTTAAATCCATAAAAGCCTGATAAAACACATGGGAAAGCCCGACATTGTGAGCAGATATTGGCATATATTGATGATTTTGGGTATGTCCGTATTCTTTTTTGCGGGATTAGGACATGTACATTTATTTGATTGGGATGAGATCAATTTTGCGGAGTCAGCTAGAGAAATGATCCATACCGGCAACTATCTTTCTGTTCAGATCAACTATCAACCATTCTGGGAAAAACCACCTCTGTTTTTCTGGATGCAGGCTATCTCTATGAAATTTTTGGTATCAATGAGTTTGCCGCAAGGTTTCCCAATGCCGTTTTTGGTGTCATCTACCTGATGACAATATATGCCATCGGCAAAAAAATCATGCCGGGTACCAATTTGAACAGGATATGGATGCTATTGATGTTTGGATCTTTCCTTCCTCACATCTACTTTAAATCAGGCATAATTGATCCTGTTTTCAATTACTTTATCTTCCTGTCTGTCTTTTTTGTTTACAGGGTTTTCGATTCTGAAGGGAAATCACTGAAGGATAGTTTTTTGGCCGGTTTGTTTTGCGGGCTAAGTTTTCTGACCAAAGGTCCTGTAGGTTTATTGTTGCTCTTAAGTACGATCGGTCTTGTTTCGATGATACTCTTATTCTTTGATGACTCGCACAGCTCAAAATTTAATTTCAGAAGTGGAGTGAACACAATAAAACGTCTGTTTTTCCAATCTTTTGTCTGGTACCCAATATCTATTTTTCTGTTTGGATTTTTATCTGTAGTTTCTATTTGGATAGGAGCAGAGTTATATTTTCACGGTTGCGAGATCCTTTCCAAATTCATCCAATACCAGATAGAGTTATTTACAGAACCGGTAGCATCACATGGGCAGCCATTTTATTATCATTTTGTGGTAGTATTTTTTGGTTGCTTTCCGGCTTCCGTTTTTGCACTGCCACAGCTATTAAAATTCGCACCGAAAACCGGATCTTTGTTTACTTCCTGGATGGTTTCCTTGTTTTGGGTGGTGATGATTATCTTTAGTATGAGTACCACAAAAATTGTTCACTACTCCTCCATGACATATTTGCCACTGACATTTTTGGCCGCGATATATTTTCAAAAATTGATCACAAATCAGGAAAAAATAAAAAAGTACATTTTTATACTATATATTTTACTGGGTGTTTTTTGGTCTTTGATTTTTATATTGATACCATATATTATAATAAATCCATCCATCATATTACCTTATATATCAGACCAGGTGGTCATCAACTCTCTGCTCATGCCTGTAACATTGAATGGTTACGAACCCATCATCGGAATCATATTTGCCACTGGAATTTTGACTTCAATATGGTACATCATGCAGAAAAAACTTTTCAGGGCATTGTGGATAGTATCGATTTCCGTTGGATTGACATTAATGCTTACAAATTTTATGGTTTTGCCTGCCGTTGAGAGACTTAGTCAGGGACCGGCCATCAACTTTTACAAAACACTGGCAGGTCAGGATGTCTATGTGATGCCGATAGGATTTAAGAGCTATGCACAATATTTTTATGCCAAGACCAAACCCCAAATTCATCCCAAAAATGCGGATATTGAATGGCTGGTCAAGGGAGATATTGATAAAGATGTCTATTTTGTATCTAAGTCAAACAACACAGAACTGGAAAAATACCAGAATATCCTAAAGATCAGATCAGAAGGTGGCTTTTCTTTTTATGTTAGAAAAAAGTAAAAAGACTTATAAGTTTAACCTTGCAGGAATTAAATGCCTCGCTACCACTGCCCGACTACATAGGCAGGCAGGCTCATTCACTATAGGGACGCACCAACCGATACATCTTATTGAAAGGCTGGTCTACCCTTATTGGAGTTACCATTTAATTCTATAAACTTTGTCAAACTATACGGACTTTCCGATTGATTGGAAACTGTTGGGTTAACCCAACAGTTGTGACCCAAATTTATCTCAGATGGTCGAAGTTTGTAGCTTCGATCCTATACATTAAGTATTTTTAATATGTTGATCAAAAAGTGATTTTATTGGGTGAATCCCATTTTTGCACTAAAATTGTTTAAACTGCCCGCTACCCTCATTCCCTTAAGGGACGACCCGCCCAAATTCTCCTAATAAAAGCAATGAATTCCTTTTTAGGGGCAGGGGTAAGAAAAGCCAAATTCCAACAGTTGTGACCCTAATTTATCTCAGATGGTCGAAGTTTGTAACTTCGATCCTATACATTAAGTATTTTTAATATGTTGATCAAAAAGTGATTTTATTTCTGTGCCGTCTTGACCAGGTACAAGGCTACTATCGAAAAAATAATATTGGGAATCCAGACACCCAAGGCAGGGTGAAGCGTCAGGTTGGTGGAAAATGTAGTACTGAATTTTGAAAGGATCACATATGTAGCGCCCATGATGACACCTGCAGCGATATGAAAGCCCATACCTCCTCGGACTTTTCTTGATGCTACTGCAACTCCTATTAATGTTAAAATAAACAAAGTAAAAGGTTCTGCACTCCTCCGATACAACTCAATACTATATTTTTTTCCTGAATCAAGTCCTTTGTCTTGTTCATATTGTAAAAACCTGCGTAGTTCCCCGGAGGTCATCAGTTCCATCTGATTGGTATAGCGTGTAAAGTCTTCAGGTATAAAATTGAAAGATGTGTCTATATGTTCGTTGGGTTTGGCTACGAGAGTTTCATATTTATCTTCAAATTTTCTTTCTTCCCATCCTTCGAGTTTCCATTTATTGGGTTGACCAATGAAAACTAATCGGTTGGCCTTCAGAGTATACACCAATTGATTGTCCTTAAATTTTTCAAGCCGGAAAACCCTGCCCGAACTATCATAACTCGAATAACTTCTGATATACACTTTTTCATCCTTGGAAATCCAGAAATGGATATTGTGATTGAGTGTGGATTGGAGCGATGGTTTGATATACTTGACTTCAAAAGCATTTTTGTGTACATTGCTTTTGGGTATCACATAGTTATTGCCTATCCACAGTAAACCACTGATGATTGCTGCTCCTACAAGATAGGGTCTCATAATTCTTGAGTAGCTCACTTTCGAACTGAGCATACTGATTATTTCAGAGTTTTTTGCCATTCTGGATGTAAAAAATATTACTGCCAGCAATGCAAACAAAGGCCATAACAGTCCGTTGATATAGGGTATAAAGTAGATATAGTACTGTACAAATATTTCGGGAAAACTCAGTCCGGAATTCACAAATTTATCAATCCACTCAAAGTAATTGATAGATACGGCAATCATCGTGATAAGCATCATCGTAAAAAAAAATGTGCTTAAATATTTTTTGATAATATACCAATCCAGAATCTTCATAATAGCTTACAATCTTTGACTTACAGATTTTACCATTTCTGTTTTCCAGTTATAAAACGTTCCTTCTTCGATTTTTCGTCGGCTCTCTGATACTAACCACAGAAAAAAGCTAAGGTTGTGCAAAGTAGCAATCTGTCCTGCCAGCAATTCTTCTACCTTAAACAGATGTCTCAGATATGCTTTTGAGTGATGCCTGCTGGTAGGTGCCGGACTATCTTCATCTATTGGACTGAAATCATCCTGCCATTTGGCATTTTTAATGTTTATCAAACCATTTTTGGTGTATAGTAGTCCGTGTCGGGCGTTGCGTGACGGAAGTACACAATCAAACATGTCGATACCCAATGCTATACTCTCCAGTATATTTTCAGGAAGTCCTACGCCCATAAGATACCTTGGCTTATCTGCTGGTAATATCCCACAGACCAATTCAGTCATAGCATACATATCTTCATGAGGTTCTCCTACAGAAAGACCACCTATTGCGTTCATATTCTGGTCCTGTGCAGATATAAATTCTGCAGATTCTTTCCTGAGATCAGGGTAAGTACTGCCTTGAACGATCGGTGAAAATGTCTGTTCATATCCATATACAGGATCGGTAGTCTTCATCCTGTCTATACATCTCTTAAGCCATCTGTGGGTCATATGCATGGAGTTCCCGGCATATTTATATTCGCATGGATATGGTGTACACTCGTCAAATGCCATGACAATATCAGCTCCTATTATCCTTTGGATATCCATGACTGACTCAGGACTAAAAAAGTGTTTAGAGCCATCTATATGAGATTGGAATTTGACACCTTCTTCTGTGATTTTGCGCATGCCTTTGAGAGAATATACCTGATAACCACCT is a genomic window containing:
- a CDS encoding T9SS type A sorting domain-containing protein, translating into MKDINPNGQSLPFIPNSSIVNDSLLFFSASDGINGVELWKTNGTTEGTNMVANIRINDQNPNEFNFHISNMTAIGNKLYFSADNNINGSELWVSDGSQGGTKLVKDIYPGPISSFPGSFVVFNNKLYFTAQNDNNGRELFVSDGTTSGTTIVKDIFPFGSTSPNNLIIHKNELFFVVNDDGTDAGALYKTDGTSAGTVKIAGSSIINNFKFPQNFFSWGNYLYFSLNDGVHGTELWRTDGTNSGTKMVFDLFTGAGSSSPGNFTIFKNDLYFSATDAKYGGELWRLTENPSTSFNENLISDIIVFPNPAHQILNIKVPHSSIDYEVRLIDINGLTLLQIPSFISENATLDVSNLQGGFYFLSLIDKTGKSVFTKRVVIIR
- a CDS encoding type II toxin-antitoxin system RelE/ParE family toxin, yielding MTLFLKGCVKIKATSESLWRIRHGNYRVLYHLENDIKIIDIRRIGHRKDIYQ
- a CDS encoding glycosyltransferase family 39 protein, encoding MLGKTTSVFLDAGYLYEIFGINEFAARFPNAVFGVIYLMTIYAIGKKIMPGTNLNRIWMLLMFGSFLPHIYFKSGIIDPVFNYFIFLSVFFVYRVFDSEGKSLKDSFLAGLFCGLSFLTKGPVGLLLLLSTIGLVSMILLFFDDSHSSKFNFRSGVNTIKRLFFQSFVWYPISIFLFGFLSVVSIWIGAELYFHGCEILSKFIQYQIELFTEPVASHGQPFYYHFVVVFFGCFPASVFALPQLLKFAPKTGSLFTSWMVSLFWVVMIIFSMSTTKIVHYSSMTYLPLTFLAAIYFQKLITNQEKIKKYIFILYILLGVFWSLIFILIPYIIINPSIILPYISDQVVINSLLMPVTLNGYEPIIGIIFATGILTSIWYIMQKKLFRALWIVSISVGLTLMLTNFMVLPAVERLSQGPAINFYKTLAGQDVYVMPIGFKSYAQYFYAKTKPQIHPKNADIEWLVKGDIDKDVYFVSKSNNTELEKYQNILKIRSEGGFSFYVRKK
- a CDS encoding LptF/LptG family permease — protein: MKILDWYIIKKYLSTFFFTMMLITMIAVSINYFEWIDKFVNSGLSFPEIFVQYYIYFIPYINGLLWPLFALLAVIFFTSRMAKNSEIISMLSSKVSYSRIMRPYLVGAAIISGLLWIGNNYVIPKSNVHKNAFEVKYIKPSLQSTLNHNIHFWISKDEKVYIRSYSSYDSSGRVFRLEKFKDNQLVYTLKANRLVFIGQPNKWKLEGWEERKFEDKYETLVAKPNEHIDTSFNFIPEDFTRYTNQMELMTSGELRRFLQYEQDKGLDSGKKYSIELYRRSAEPFTLFILTLIGVAVASRKVRGGMGFHIAAGVIMGATYVILSKFSTTFSTNLTLHPALGVWIPNIIFSIVALYLVKTAQK
- a CDS encoding gliding motility-associated C-terminal domain-containing protein; its protein translation is MNFNNPDVAITIKDYKTYFRGSSSMSNKDGQLLFYVNGAHAWNKNGEYLTNGKNLVDTTDVPFTSKAIILQNNEFDTLYNVFITNPYNGQSNSGLYFGKISMSKNGIDGEVIEPFIKIENNTTQQICAIHPQCTDYDWLAIVSNVEKQIKIYKVGLNGVNLNAVMQINNTNAISSSFFGQMKFSPDGTKLAYCNYSGGVFLYDFNIESGSLSNQIYIPDESIIQNGYIALEFSPNSRFLYTFGLTNLPHSIYQYDLRNYNSSSIISSKTIIGFAEQFGHREMMLAPNGKIYFSFGGGFGHRVLSVINNPNIKGIDCDYSHLSFETGAEQNIFLPISVTNESREVDFEKIDLCGNGHLKFQTTLFSRYDSLKWKINGVFYSDKKEFDYHLNHSDSITVKLTTFLCNSIQSVEKKYNVIAKPIISDTIHVSICEDELYEGYSIPGIYLDTFKTNLNCDSTRIIKLVVHPKEEQILNLKLCNGQTFEKYKSSGIYVDTIQTKNGCIQKRFINLTILPLNLYKDSVEICKGEKYLGYNVTGTYQNIYKDSNGCDSTYIIYLNVNDVYSLRISDTICNGDSVIFYNKVLFDTGIYSYIKPNFNDCDSIIELSLSVLEDHFLGEDITLTSNQIFIKSKYDATSWFDNTIGPEIKIDKPGVYWASFTIDNCTIYDTIIVYRENKIFFPNIIKLSSQQNSSFAPTFNFDVNLLEFYQIMIFDRYGNRVFYSTDSLIPWNGYFNNRSVEMGVYTSLIRYKVKNENIKIIKGDITVVK
- the tgt gene encoding tRNA guanosine(34) transglycosylase Tgt → MKFTLKNKDKASAARTGIISTAHGDIKTPIFMPVGTQGTVKGVHQHELSESVQAQIILGNTYHLYLRPGTEILQRAGGLHRFIHWDKPILTDSGGYQVYSLKGMRKITEEGVKFQSHIDGSKHFFSPESVMDIQRIIGADIVMAFDECTPYPCEYKYAGNSMHMTHRWLKRCIDRMKTTDPVYGYEQTFSPIVQGSTYPDLRKESAEFISAQDQNMNAIGGLSVGEPHEDMYAMTELVCGILPADKPRYLMGVGLPENILESIALGIDMFDCVLPSRNARHGLLYTKNGLINIKNAKWQDDFSPIDEDSPAPTSRHHSKAYLRHLFKVEELLAGQIATLHNLSFFLWLVSESRRKIEEGTFYNWKTEMVKSVSQRL